TACAATGTAGGTGTTTTGGATGTGGATTCCTGATATTTGTTGCTTTAAATTGGAATGGGAATCCAACAGCATTTTTAGTCCCAAAAGCAAAATTGGTATATTCTTTACCATTTCTCtagtttgtattattttttttttgcctgaaccCTCATTCTCTTTGTGTTCAGCATCTTAAATATAGCAACATTATCCAACTTAGCTCACTCAGGTTACTCGCCCCCCTAGTTAGATGGTAAAGAAGGCTTCTGTCACTCAATTACCATTAATctttgccaggcactgtactaagttatggggatacaaagaaagcaaaacaaaacccagtCCCTGTATCTAGAACACAGAacaggagacaacatgcaaataactatatttACAAACAagattatatacaggataaattgaggGTAATAttaagagggaagacactaagattaaggaggaatGAAAAAGCTTTATTCGGCcagtttcatcattagtcttttacAGAGGAGTAGGTAGGTAATATAGTAGATGGAGCCCAGAACTCGAAAGGAAGACCGAAGTTTAAATTCTgactcagacacatactagctgtgtgactagtcATACGCAAATGACTTTAAcatctttgtgcctcagtttcctcataggcaaaatgtaaaatggggatatcatTTACTTCACAAGATTGTTAGAAGGatcaaataatgtatatataaagtactttgccaaTCTGAAATAtcctatgtaaatgttagctattatcaaaGATAGTCCTCCTCAcatccattttacaaagaaactggagctcagagaaaaaaaattggctagCCTAATTCACATAGCTGGATAGGTTTTCTGCCAAAATTTAGGCtcttttacaaaattaattttaaaaattttattaaagctttttattttcaaaacacatgcatggataatttttgacattgaGCAtcgcaaaaccttatgttccaaactatcccttccttccctcctctccctcccctagatggtttccttattctgctcatttcactttgccatAAGTTCATGtgtgtcttcccaggtttctctgaaaccattaccttcatttctttattcactcAGCCTTTTTGATATATGCCCTTAGTTTCCACTTCTaataggtgaaaaaaaaaaaaaaaaaaaaaaaaaagctttaaagtgctgagatttgaagtcaaggaaactaggaggcagaaaggagagtattccaggcataGGGGATAGTCATTGAAACCACCAAGCGGATGGAGTGTTGTTTACAAAGAATCACCAACTTAGAAGGGAATGAGTAATCTGATAGAATTACATAAAAGCTGTTTTaccattttcccattttatcttgCAAATATATTACTGCCACTTTAATCTTCCTTGTGCACAAGTTTGGTTTTGTCACTTCCTTGGCAAACAAACCTTCAGTGGCTTCCCAATGAAAAATCAAGTCCAAACCTTTTAGCTCAATGtacctcttcaaaaacaaattcTCTTCTATACTTTACCTATCACAAATGCCTCTTCATCTATTTGTATCCATGTTTTATATCAGTAGGAGTTTGTTGAAGGTGAAGAACAAGTCTTAATGTCTGTTGAATGAATGGATGTGATAAGAGCCTGATATTTGCTTCTCACCAAGACAAGACCATTCTCTGTAGGCCTTTAGGTTTAATACTGTTCTCTCCCTGATAGATACAGTAAACAAGCTCCATGAACAAAACCCTGGCTCTGTAGGTTTTGAAGAGTAGTCCTCTAAATCTGATATTGGCCTTAACATGGCCCAATTAGCTCTTAATCACAAGTGCTGAGGTACTTCTTTCAACAAAGTCAGTAGGTCCCAGACAGAGGTGCTGTGATATTAAAGAACTGAGAATGACTGGAGAAATCCTCCCACCTCATTCTAGCAGCCCACAAAATTCCAGTGTGTAAGGGGAAAGCCAGAACTCCCTCATGACATGGGAAAAACCTAAAAGGCTTAAAAGAGAACAATGTTTAAAGGCTAGTttcaattttcatcttttatagCAGAACCTTCCTACAACCTCAGTTGTCCTCCCCCATCAACTCAAAAAAAAAGCCATCATAAGTTGAGACCAGGTAAATCAGAACCCAGGTAAAGGCCAAGGTCTGTCCTCTGACTCATATATTCTTAGGAAATTAAAGTTCCCAGGCTTGAAGGAGCTGCTGGAAGCTATTGAGTACTTTTTATAAgacacccccccacccccccaaaaaagcacaGTTATAATCTTGTTGATAGAATTAAGAAAAGGCAAAATCTTATGGTATGTGGGTTTTCTGAGAACAGAAAGTCAGGATAAATATCACAGATGAGGAAGTAATGTCTTCCGTCACAGAATTTTGCTATAACTCCAGTCAGAGGAATTGGGGAAACCCCCAATGCTTTTAGACTTAACTTCGTGCATAAGCACAGTTCTCAGCATGAGGAGGCAACTCAGGGGAATAACAAAGACTTTATTTAGCAAGACTGAAGCTGAAGAAAGCAAAGTGATGGATTTTTACTGGCAATGTATATTCTGCCAAGCAGAACTTTGGGCAGGATGGCAAACAGAGGAAGGAtggaattaaattataaaatatagtcTTGGTTTCAAGTTTTTTTCAAGTTATGAAAGCACTgcttctttcctatttctctcttCCCAAGGAATCTTCTGGTCCTCCCTCTTTCTGAGGAACATAGAAACATGGTGGTGGTATAAGCAATAGGTGTGACATGGCTAGAAATGGAGGAGCAGGTGCAGGTGACTTCCccgtatatatacacacagaatgCTTGAAGGTATCTCTCTCCAGGAGAAGGCCAGTTCTAAGTATATCCAATTGCCTCAATTGTTGGAACTGCACTGAAGAATCTGTTGAGCAGTAAAGAGTTTCCGACAGCTTGAGGTGTCCGACTTCCCATTGAGGGGGCAATTCTCTTTGTTCTCCGGCCCAGTAGATTGTCCTGAGAACTTTTTGAAATAGCAGGGTCGACACACAGAATGATATTTATCAGCACCACCAATCACTTCAACCTAGCAACAGAGAAGACAGCAATGTGATTTCTATTAAGTAGGCTCTCCCAAATATAGGCCATTCCAGGGAGCTAATTAACCCACTTCAGAAGGaagactggagaagggaatgaaaggagaaattaCCTCTTTCTCCACCCCTAGTCTCTTAGTATAAGCAGCTTCCCGGAAGCACTCCATGCATACTGCGGTCAGTTTCACTACACTTTCTGCCAGTGGTACCAAATTCAGGATATTCCCAAATGCCTATGATCCCCAGAAACACAATAAGTGATGGTAAatgaatgtctttaaaaaaaaaaaagaaagaaaaaggacaacaataacaaaacaactcTAAATCCCAATATTCTTTTGGCCCAAGTACTTCAATTGATGAAAATTTGCCTGGATCACACTTCCATTTTCTGGAGTTATACCTTTCTTCCCTCTATCTAGACCTTGAAACAAGCTAAAAGAATTCTCTAATCTTTTACAAGCAAAATTTTACCTGATATAAACATCATACAAACAAGAAGGAACTAGAaaggtttgttttaattttaaacagAAGACAGTTGACATTGTTGAGGTTTATGATGATTCCATCTGAAAAAAGCCAAATGAAGCCGAATGAATACCATGTAGTCATAATGACCAGTTTTGGCTAAGACTAGAGATGATAATAAGCACCGCCCTTTTTCTTGGAGAGGTAGAAGACCATGGATGCAGCAGAACATTGCTTACAGTAACAGGCTTTGTCAGTTGGTTTGGTTGAACTGCTTTTAACAAAAAAAAGGTTATCAGGTTAAgttgggggatggggagagaaaatTCTTCCATAAATGACTGAtgtaaaaaataagcaaaaaggaaaataagaaaagcagACTAGTAGTATCTTTGCATAAGGACCCACTTTCCAAGCACTTAGGTCATTTATCTAAAGACCATAACTAGGAATCTTACCTTCCTCTGAAAGGTCCCATCCAGTGCAGCTACAATCACAGTCTTTCCGGCATTTGCCATAGTCTCACTGAATTCTACAATGTCTGGAAACTAAAAACATcccaagagataaaaaaagagatggagaggcAGTAAGTTCCTGTTCCAAAGAGGCAAGCTTTCTCCGGCTCTTATTAATGCCTTTGAAAGAAAATGTTGATGAGCAGAGGAAGAAACGCTACTCAATATTTCAATTTATGCTCTCTGGATTAGCTCCAGTGTTGGATAATAAACAAATTTGActcatctcttttcttctcctaagCACATATACTGTATGTAGTTACAAGTACTCTAagtctttgtgtgtatatatgttaacTCTTCACAAACAATGAAGTTCTGTACCCTGGAATACCAAAGACAACACAACTTAGCTATCTAAATGTATTTGAGTATCTATTTGATTCAGACCATTTTGCTGACTGCAGAGATTCTCTAGCACTTCTCTCACATAGAACAATATGTGGTCTCACTGTAGAAGCTTGTCTAGCAAGATGATAAActattcataaatgtttattatacttTGATATGTGTGTGCCTCATTGCACATACAGCAAGAATGCATCTTTTACAAATTGTGTTAGGGTAAATCAAATCTAAAGTAAATAATTACTTTGTTAGTTTGTAAATGAGGCCTTAAAGGAGGGAACTGGCAGGAGGAATAAGGAGTGAAAGAAACAATGAGACCCAGGATGGTTGgagatggaagggaaagaaaggaaacaggttagggaaaaagaaggaagttgGGGAAGTAGAGCCCTTAATTATAGTAGAATCAGAGGACTCCAGCTCTTAGCTTTGTTCTGCTACTTCTTAACTCTTTTGTGGGACCTTGAGCAAGACCCTTATCTATCTTTTGGATgttgatttccttctttataaaaagaaagagatgttGGGGTAGGTAATTTCTAAGTTAAGgtttcttctgactctaaattctaGGGCTAGAATTGTTCAGTCCAAATACTCCTCTTAAGGAGTTAAGAACAATACAGTGCATCCCATTGGCCCTTAATCATAATTTATGTAAGGTATTCAGTAAAATATAAGTTATTAGGAAATGATTGTTTTGATTCAGATCTTTGATAGTGTTGGGAATACCAGTGAGAAAACATCCTCTTCTAATACAAAGATGATACTAAACAGAACCACAACTGTTCTGTGATGTACCATCTCAAACCAGAGTTGCCCAGaatagtggttaaatgacttcaaGCTCACACAGCCAGGATATGGC
The Sminthopsis crassicaudata isolate SCR6 chromosome 4, ASM4859323v1, whole genome shotgun sequence genome window above contains:
- the TK1 gene encoding thymidine kinase, cytosolic, which gives rise to MSCINLPTVLPGSPNKVRGQIQVILGPMFSGKSTELMRRVRRFQIAQYKCLVIKYAKDTRYGQSFSTHDRNTMEALPACLLRDVAQDALAVTVIGIDEGQFFPDIVEFSETMANAGKTVIVAALDGTFQRKAFGNILNLVPLAESVVKLTAVCMECFREAAYTKRLGVEKEVEVIGGADKYHSVCRPCYFKKFSGQSTGPENKENCPLNGKSDTSSCRKLFTAQQILQCSSNN